The proteins below are encoded in one region of Telopea speciosissima isolate NSW1024214 ecotype Mountain lineage chromosome 10, Tspe_v1, whole genome shotgun sequence:
- the LOC122642487 gene encoding bZIP transcription factor 17-like: MACQEHAMYGLLPETDPPNPNPSTEYDSLPLPPLDYDYFSDDLNFPAGFAANLGFDGDLSDIDFTLDDFILSPENGLSVTGDLSDSLSWQNSKATDGSGVSSLSGGFDVAGILNSPSPETGSCNRGFSCAASSDASAGCGSGFEEDKGLNSLSPDSGCCNGGQSVWVSSSPNSSNNASDIFVDQKIKSEGVANGYMAKRKKAKEDCNTDPRSCKFRKSENTNSMCSNGSLNEEEEKKKARLMRNRESAQLSRQRKKHYVEELEDKIRSMHSTITELNNKISYFMAENASLRQQLSGGGICPPPTGIYPPPPIAPMAYAWLPYASYPVKPQGSQVPLVPIPKLKPQQVTTKTKKTESKKVETKTKKVASVSLLGVLFFMFLFGFLVPFVNDRYGVNEAAVNSGLQFSNKGVYGNHQGRVLTVIGRGNESDHNVGVRLSTEKSFLTGVDGQSMRYKRDRSERVDSEAKQNIGESHHLPLRNASEPLIASLYVPRNDKLVKIDGNLIIQSVLASEKAMKSSHAASELKDKGTASSAREARVTGLAIASKLPPVLGVSQAGRNAERLPSMYRNLNDRQRALAPSSGDTDKDNSKLSTADGSLQQWFREGLAGPILSSGVCTEVFQFIESPASVNAAAIVPVTTVTNSTTHNPPHSSKRKNRRILDRASIPLARSSENKTEEHFGGNSNGENFQGNKSVSPLIVSVLVDPRDAGDVDVDGVISSKSLSRIFVVVLLDSVKYVTYSCVLPLKGSGPHLVTT, encoded by the exons ATGGCGTGTCAAGAACACGCTATGTACGGTCTCCTTCCTGAAACCGACCcaccaaaccctaatccatccACAGAATAcgattctctccctcttccccctCTCGATTACGATTACTTCTCCGACGATCTCAACTTTCCAGCAGGTTTCGCAGCGAATCTAGGGTTCGATGGCGACCTTAGTGACATCGATTTCACCTtggatgattttattttatcccCTGAGAACGGATTATCTGTCACCGGAGATCTTTCTGATTCTCTTTCATGGCAGAATTCGAAAGCTACTGATGGATCGGGGGTTTCTTCCTTGTCTGGGGGATTTGATGTCGCTGGGATTTTGAATTCTCCGTCCCCAGAAACAGGTAGCTGCAATCGAGGATTTTCTTGTGCTGCTTCTTCTGATGCATCTGCTGGTTGTGGGTCGGGTTTTGAGGAGGATAAGGGTTTGAATTCGCTGTCGCCGGATTCTGGTTGTTGCAATGGAGGTCAGTCTGTGTGGGTTTCATCGTCTCCTAATTCAAGCAATAACGCTTCTGACATCTTTGTTGATCAGAAGATCAAATCGGAGGGAGTTGCTAATGGGTACATGGCGAAGAGGAAGAAAGCGAAGGAAGATTGCAACACTGACCCTAGGAGTTGTAAGTTCCGTAAGTCTGAGAAtacaaactctatgtgctctaATGGTTCATtgaatgaagaagaggagaagaaaaaggcgAGGCTGATGAGGAACAGGGAAAGCGCACAGCTCTCTCGGCAGAGAAAGAAGCATTACGTAGAGGAGCTTGAAGACAAGATAAGATCCATGCATTCTACAATTACAGAGTTGAATAATAAGATATCCTATTTCATGGCTGAAAATGCTAGCTTACGGCAACAATTAAGCGGTGGAGGGATATGTCCACCACCTACCGGAATTTATCCACCGCCACCGATTGCTCCCATGGCTTATGCTTGGCTTCCTTATGCTTCTTACCCTGTGAAACCACAAGGGTCTCAAGTTCCATTGGTTCCTATTCCAAAACTGAAACCACAGCAAGTTACAACCAAGACAAAGAAAACTGAGAGTAAGAAAGTTGAGACCAAAACTAAGAAGGTTGCTAGTGTTAGTCTTCTGGGTGTGTTGTTTTTCATGTTTCTGTTTGGATTTTTGGTTCCTTTTGTAAACGATAGATATGGAGTAAATGAAGCAGCAGTAAACAGTGGATTACAGTTTTCTAATAAAGGGGTTTATGGTAATCATCAAGGGAGGGTTTTAACGGTTATTGGACGTGGTAACGAGTCTGATCATAATGTAGGAGTAAGATTGAGTACTGAGAAGTCATTTCTTACTGGAGTTGACGGCCAAAGTATGCGTTATAAAAGAGACAGGTCTGAACGGGTAGATTCAGAAGCAAAACAGAACATAGGGGAATCACACCATTTGCCTCTGAGGAATGCTAGTGAGCCTCTTATTGCATCACTCTATGTTCCAAGAAATGACAAGCTTGTGAAGATCGATGGAAACTTGATAATTCAATCTGTTCTGGCAAGTGAGAAAGCCATGAAATCGTCTCATGCTGCAAGTGAATTGAAGGATAAGGGAACTGCATCTTCAGCTCGTGAAGCTAGAGTAACTGGTTTGGCAATTGCTAGCAAGTTGCCTCCTGTGCTTGGTGTTTCTCAAGCTGGGAGGAATGCTGAAAGACTTCCTAGCATGTACAGGAATCTAAATGATCGTCAGAGAGCTCTTGCTCCCAGTTCTGGAGATACAGACAAGGACAATTCAAAGTTAAGTACTGCTGATGGATCGCTGCAACAATGGTTCCGTGAAGGCCTTGCAG GACCCATATTGAGTTCCGGCGTGTGCACTGAAGTCTTTCAGTTCATTGAATCTCCAGCTTCTGTCAATGCGGCTGCTATTGTTCCAGTAACTACAGTCACCAATTCTACCACACACAATCCTCCACATTCTAGTAAGAGGAAGAACAGACGGATACTCGATCGTGCTTCTATTCCTCTTGCTAGATCTTCAGAAAACAAAACTGAAGAACATTTCGGGGGAAACTCGAATGGTGAAAACTTTCAAGGCAATAAATCTGTTTCTCCATTGATTGTTTCTGTGCTGGTTGATCCTAGAGATGCTggtgatgttgatgttgatggaGTAATCTCCTCAAAGTCCCTCTCTCGGATTTTCGTCGTTGTTCTTCTGGACAGTGTCAAGTATGTTACTTATTCATGTGTGCTTCCTCTCAAAGGGTCTGGTCCTCATCTGGTAACTACTTGA